A region of Malaclemys terrapin pileata isolate rMalTer1 chromosome 5, rMalTer1.hap1, whole genome shotgun sequence DNA encodes the following proteins:
- the CDKN2AIP gene encoding CDKN2A-interacting protein isoform X1 produces the protein MDRRKEAANRLHPLFLAPRAVPARPLQRLEAGGGQGSPVVGLATRVQAGSRCSSGLSRGRGGQAPRGRAVDMAEAAASEPLGRSRQEAAWVEKLRGDCEPEHHWRHRREFLLRNAGGSPAGDSGALQRLVSLSMVWANHVFLGCRYPLSVMEKVLEMAEGIKVTDAPAHTTRDELVAKVKKRGISSSNEGVEEPCKKRAVDKSRDSKDVGNDSKSTKTEVSKETESMLPKKEEKDVGKDSEHSLSSSVSNQEKSSVPGTGTETKAANYETTTKHNSTAAPASSGTESKMNYHSSMETKHEKKSILPSAAAAASKSSSLASAPPVAAATKSGSQTRAAAAAATKSGPQASAPPAAATKSSPQASAPPAAATKSGPQASAPPAAATKSGSQASAPPAAATKSSSQASAAAAATKSSSQVSAPPAAATKSGSQASALPAAATKSGSQASAPPAAATKSGSQASALPATATKSGSQASAPSAATAATKSGPQASAPPAAAAATKSGSQASAPPAAATKSGSQASAPPAAATKSGSQASAPPAAATKSGSQASAPPAAATKTVSQASAPPAAAAATKSGSQASTPPAAAAATKSGSQASAPPAAATKSGSQASAPPAAAAAIKSSSQASAPPAAATKSGSQASTPPAAAAATKSGSQASAPPAAATKSGSQASAPPAAAAAIKSSSQASAPPAAATKSGSQASAMATATKSGSQASAMATATKSGSQASAMATATKSGSQASAMATATKSGSQASAMATATKSGSQASAMATATKSGSQASTMATATKSSSLASAPPVATATKSSSLASALLVASKSSSQAGAPPVASKSSSQTTESPAKVSWKPLTSEDAKERQPFFNRLYKSVAWKLVAVGGFSPNVNHAELLNSSIQSVKATLDVTFVPLKELADLPQNKSSHENIVCELRCKSVYLGTGCGKSKENAKAIASREALKLFLKKKVIVKICKRKYKGREIEDLVLLDEESKPSNLPPALRNPQEIL, from the exons ATGGACAGACGGAAGGAAGCGGCGAATCGGCTGCATCCGTTGTTCTTAGCTCCGAGAGCGGTCCCCGCGCGCCCGCTGCAGCGGCTCGaggcgggagggggtcagggctcgcCGGTGGTCGGGCTCGCGACGCGCGTGCAGGCGGGAAGCCGCTGCAGTAGCGGCCTCAGCCGGGGGCGAGGCGGGCAGGCGCCGCGGGGCCGAGCCGTGGACATGGCGGAGGCCGCGGCCTCGGAGCCACTGGGCCGGAGCCGGCAGGAGGCGGCCTGGGTGGAGAAGCTGCGAGGGGACTGCGAGCCCGAGCACCACTGGCGGCACCGCCGCGAGTTCCTGCTGCGCAACGCGGGGGGCTCGCCCGCCGGGGACAGCggggccctgcagcgcctcgtcTCTCTCTCCATGGTGTGGGCCAACCACGTCTTCCTGGGCTGCCG GTACCCGCTGTCGGTGATGGAAAAGGTGCTGGAAATGGCTGAAGGCATCAAAGTGACCGATGCGCCCGCCCACACTACGAGAGATGAACTGGTTGCCAAGGTGAAGAAAAGAGGCATATCAAGTAGCAATG AAGGGGTAGAGGAACCTTGCAAGAAACGAGCTGTTGACAAAAGTAGAGATTCTAAGGATGTTGGAAATGATTCTAAGTCGACAAAGACTGAAGTTTCCAAGGAGACCGAGAGCATGTTGccgaagaaagaggaaaaagatgtGGGAAAAGATTCAGAGCATTCACTGTCATCCTCAGTCTCAAACCAAGAAAAGAGCTCAGTGCCAGGAACGGGAACAGAAACAAAAGCAGCTAATTATGAAACCACTACCAAGCATAATTCAACTGCAGCACCTGCTTCATCTGGAACTGAGTCAAAAATGAATTATCATTCCAGTATGGAAACCAAACATGAAAAGAAGAGTATATTGCCCAGTGCTGCGGCGGCGGCTTCCAAAAGCAGCTCCCTGGCCAGCGCTCCGCCAGTGGCTGCGGCTACCAAAAGCGGCTCCCagaccagagcagcagcagcagcggctaCCAAAAGCGGCCCCCAGGCCAGCGCTCCACCGGCAGCGGCTACCAAAAGCAGCCCCCAGGCCAGCGCTCCACCGGCAGCGGCTACCAAAAGCGGCCCCCAGGCCAGCGCTCCACCGGCAGCGGCTACCAAAAGCGGTTCCCAGGCCAGCGCTCCGCCGGCAGCGGCTACCAAAAGCAGCTCCCAGGCCAGCGCAGCGGCAGCGGCTACCAAAAGCAGCTCCCAGGTCAGTGCTCCACCGGCAGCGGCTACCAAAAGCGGCTCCCAGGCCAGCGCTCTGCCAGCAGCGGCTACCAAAAGCGGCTCCCAGGCCAGCGCTCCGCCAGCGGCGGCTACCAAAAGCGGCTCCCAGGCCAGCGCTCTGCCGGCAACGGCTACCAAAAGCGGCTCCCAGGCCAGCGCTCCGTCAGCAGCGACGGCGGCTACCAAAAGCGGCCCCCAGGCCAGCGCTCCGCCGGCAGCGGCGGCGGCTACCAAAAGCGGCTCCCAGGCCAGCGCTCCGCCGGCAGCGGCTACCAAAAGCGGCTCCCAGGCCAGCGCTCCGCCGGCAGCGGCTACCAAAAGCGGCTCCCAGGCCAGCGCTCCGCCGGCGGCGGCTACCAAAAGCggctcccaggccagtgctccgCCGGCGGCGGCTACCAAAACCGTCTCCCAGGCCAGCGCTCCGCCGGCAGCGGCGGCGGCTACCAAAAGCGGCTCCCAGGCCAGCACTCCGCCGGCAGCGGCGGCGGCGACCAAAAGCGGCTCCCAGGCCAGCGCTCCGCCGGCGGCGGCTACCAAAAGCGGCTCCCAGGCCAGCGCTCCGCCGGCAGCGGCGGCGGCTATTAAAAGCAGCTCCCAGGCCAGCGCTCCGCCAGCGGCAGCTACCAAAAGCGGCTCCCAGGCCAGCACTCCGCCGGCAGCGGCGGCGGCGACCAAAAGCggctcccaggccagtgctccgCCGGCGGCGGCTACCAAAAGCGGCTCCCAGGCCAGCGCTCCGCCGGCAGCGGCGGCGGCTATTAAAAGCAGCTCCCAGGCCAGCGCTCCGCCAGCGGCAGCTACCAAAAGCGGCTCCCAGGCCAGCGCTATGGCGACGGCTACCAAAAGCGGCTCCCAGGCCAGCGCTATGGCGACGGCTACCAAAAGCGGCTCCCAGGCCAGCGCTATGGCGACGGCTACCAAAAGCGGCTCCCAGGCCAGCGCTATGGCGACGGCTACCAAAAGCGGCTCCCAGGCCAGCGCTATGGCGACGGCTACCAAAAGCGGCTCCCAGGCCAGCGCTATGGCGACGGCTACCAAAAGCGGCTCCCAGGCCAGCACTATGGCGACGGCTACCAAAAGCAGCTCCCTGGCTAGCGCTCCGCCGGTGGCGACGGCTACCAAAAGCAGCTCCCTGGCCAGCGCTCTACTGGTGGCTTCCAAAAGCAGCTCCCAGGCCGGCGCTCCACCGGTGGCTTCCAAAagcagctcccagactactgaaAGTCCCGCTAAAGTGTCATGGAAGCCATTAACAAGTGAAGATGCAAAAGAAAGACAGCCTTTTTTCAATAGACTGTACAAATCTGTGGCCTGGAAGTTGGTTGCTGTTGGAGGTTTTAGTCCCAATGTCAATCATGCAGAACTTCTAAACTCATCCATTCAGTCTGTGAAAGCCACTTTAGATGTAACTTTTGTTCCACTGAAGGAACTTGCAGACTTACCTCAAAATAAAAGCTCTCATGAAAATATAGTTTGTGAACTGAGGTGCAAGTCTGTTTATTTGGGTACTGGCTGTGGAAAAAGTAAGGAAAATGCCAAAGCTATAGCTTCAAGGGAAGCTTTGAAATTATTTCTAAAGAAGAAAGTTATTGTAAAGATATGTAAAAGAAAGTACAAAGGACGTGAAATTGAAGATTTGGTACTTCTTGATGAAGAATCAAAACCCTCAAATTTACCCCCAGCTTTAAGGAATCCTCAAGAGATCCTGTAG
- the CDKN2AIP gene encoding CDKN2A-interacting protein isoform X2 gives MDRRKEAANRLHPLFLAPRAVPARPLQRLEAGGGQGSPVVGLATRVQAGSRCSSGLSRGRGGQAPRGRAVDMAEAAASEPLGRSRQEAAWVEKLRGDCEPEHHWRHRREFLLRNAGGSPAGDSGALQRLVSLSMVWANHVFLGCRYPLSVMEKVLEMAEGIKVTDAPAHTTRDELVAKVKKRGISSSNEGVEEPCKKRAVDKSRDSKDVGNDSKSTKTEVSKETESMLPKKEEKDVGKDSEHSLSSSVSNQEKSSVPGTGTETKAANYETTTKHNSTAAPASSGTESKMNYHSSMETKHEKKSILPSAAAAASKSSSLASAPPVAAATKSGSQTRAAAAAATKSGPQASAPPAAATKSSPQASAPPAAATKSGPQASAPPAAATKSGSQASAPPAAATKSSSQASAAAAATKSSSQVSAPPAAATKSGSQASALPAAATKSGSQASAPPAAATKSGSQASALPATATKSGSQASAPSAATAATKSGPQASAPPAAAAATKSGSQASAPPAAATKSGSQASAPPAAATKSGSQASAPPAAATKSGSQASAPPAAATKTVSQASAPPAAAAATKSGSQASTPPAAAAATKSGSQASAPPAAATKSGSQASAPPAAATKSGSQASTPPAAAAATKSGSQASAPPAAATKSGSQASAPPAAAAAIKSSSQASAPPAAATKSGSQASAMATATKSGSQASAMATATKSGSQASAMATATKSGSQASAMATATKSGSQASAMATATKSGSQASAMATATKSGSQASTMATATKSSSLASAPPVATATKSSSLASALLVASKSSSQAGAPPVASKSSSQTTESPAKVSWKPLTSEDAKERQPFFNRLYKSVAWKLVAVGGFSPNVNHAELLNSSIQSVKATLDVTFVPLKELADLPQNKSSHENIVCELRCKSVYLGTGCGKSKENAKAIASREALKLFLKKKVIVKICKRKYKGREIEDLVLLDEESKPSNLPPALRNPQEIL, from the exons ATGGACAGACGGAAGGAAGCGGCGAATCGGCTGCATCCGTTGTTCTTAGCTCCGAGAGCGGTCCCCGCGCGCCCGCTGCAGCGGCTCGaggcgggagggggtcagggctcgcCGGTGGTCGGGCTCGCGACGCGCGTGCAGGCGGGAAGCCGCTGCAGTAGCGGCCTCAGCCGGGGGCGAGGCGGGCAGGCGCCGCGGGGCCGAGCCGTGGACATGGCGGAGGCCGCGGCCTCGGAGCCACTGGGCCGGAGCCGGCAGGAGGCGGCCTGGGTGGAGAAGCTGCGAGGGGACTGCGAGCCCGAGCACCACTGGCGGCACCGCCGCGAGTTCCTGCTGCGCAACGCGGGGGGCTCGCCCGCCGGGGACAGCggggccctgcagcgcctcgtcTCTCTCTCCATGGTGTGGGCCAACCACGTCTTCCTGGGCTGCCG GTACCCGCTGTCGGTGATGGAAAAGGTGCTGGAAATGGCTGAAGGCATCAAAGTGACCGATGCGCCCGCCCACACTACGAGAGATGAACTGGTTGCCAAGGTGAAGAAAAGAGGCATATCAAGTAGCAATG AAGGGGTAGAGGAACCTTGCAAGAAACGAGCTGTTGACAAAAGTAGAGATTCTAAGGATGTTGGAAATGATTCTAAGTCGACAAAGACTGAAGTTTCCAAGGAGACCGAGAGCATGTTGccgaagaaagaggaaaaagatgtGGGAAAAGATTCAGAGCATTCACTGTCATCCTCAGTCTCAAACCAAGAAAAGAGCTCAGTGCCAGGAACGGGAACAGAAACAAAAGCAGCTAATTATGAAACCACTACCAAGCATAATTCAACTGCAGCACCTGCTTCATCTGGAACTGAGTCAAAAATGAATTATCATTCCAGTATGGAAACCAAACATGAAAAGAAGAGTATATTGCCCAGTGCTGCGGCGGCGGCTTCCAAAAGCAGCTCCCTGGCCAGCGCTCCGCCAGTGGCTGCGGCTACCAAAAGCGGCTCCCagaccagagcagcagcagcagcggctaCCAAAAGCGGCCCCCAGGCCAGCGCTCCACCGGCAGCGGCTACCAAAAGCAGCCCCCAGGCCAGCGCTCCACCGGCAGCGGCTACCAAAAGCGGCCCCCAGGCCAGCGCTCCACCGGCAGCGGCTACCAAAAGCGGTTCCCAGGCCAGCGCTCCGCCGGCAGCGGCTACCAAAAGCAGCTCCCAGGCCAGCGCAGCGGCAGCGGCTACCAAAAGCAGCTCCCAGGTCAGTGCTCCACCGGCAGCGGCTACCAAAAGCGGCTCCCAGGCCAGCGCTCTGCCAGCAGCGGCTACCAAAAGCGGCTCCCAGGCCAGCGCTCCGCCAGCGGCGGCTACCAAAAGCGGCTCCCAGGCCAGCGCTCTGCCGGCAACGGCTACCAAAAGCGGCTCCCAGGCCAGCGCTCCGTCAGCAGCGACGGCGGCTACCAAAAGCGGCCCCCAGGCCAGCGCTCCGCCGGCAGCGGCGGCGGCTACCAAAAGCGGCTCCCAGGCCAGCGCTCCGCCGGCAGCGGCTACCAAAAGCGGCTCCCAGGCCAGCGCTCCGCCGGCAGCGGCTACCAAAAGCGGCTCCCAGGCCAGCGCTCCGCCGGCGGCGGCTACCAAAAGCggctcccaggccagtgctccgCCGGCGGCGGCTACCAAAACCGTCTCCCAGGCCAGCGCTCCGCCGGCAGCGGCGGCGGCTACCAAAAGCGGCTCCCAGGCCAGCACTCCGCCGGCAGCGGCGGCGGCGACCAAAAGCGGCTCCCAGGCCAGCGCTCCGCCGGCGGCGGCTACCAAAAGCGGCTCCCAG GCCAGCGCTCCGCCAGCGGCAGCTACCAAAAGCGGCTCCCAGGCCAGCACTCCGCCGGCAGCGGCGGCGGCGACCAAAAGCggctcccaggccagtgctccgCCGGCGGCGGCTACCAAAAGCGGCTCCCAGGCCAGCGCTCCGCCGGCAGCGGCGGCGGCTATTAAAAGCAGCTCCCAGGCCAGCGCTCCGCCAGCGGCAGCTACCAAAAGCGGCTCCCAGGCCAGCGCTATGGCGACGGCTACCAAAAGCGGCTCCCAGGCCAGCGCTATGGCGACGGCTACCAAAAGCGGCTCCCAGGCCAGCGCTATGGCGACGGCTACCAAAAGCGGCTCCCAGGCCAGCGCTATGGCGACGGCTACCAAAAGCGGCTCCCAGGCCAGCGCTATGGCGACGGCTACCAAAAGCGGCTCCCAGGCCAGCGCTATGGCGACGGCTACCAAAAGCGGCTCCCAGGCCAGCACTATGGCGACGGCTACCAAAAGCAGCTCCCTGGCTAGCGCTCCGCCGGTGGCGACGGCTACCAAAAGCAGCTCCCTGGCCAGCGCTCTACTGGTGGCTTCCAAAAGCAGCTCCCAGGCCGGCGCTCCACCGGTGGCTTCCAAAagcagctcccagactactgaaAGTCCCGCTAAAGTGTCATGGAAGCCATTAACAAGTGAAGATGCAAAAGAAAGACAGCCTTTTTTCAATAGACTGTACAAATCTGTGGCCTGGAAGTTGGTTGCTGTTGGAGGTTTTAGTCCCAATGTCAATCATGCAGAACTTCTAAACTCATCCATTCAGTCTGTGAAAGCCACTTTAGATGTAACTTTTGTTCCACTGAAGGAACTTGCAGACTTACCTCAAAATAAAAGCTCTCATGAAAATATAGTTTGTGAACTGAGGTGCAAGTCTGTTTATTTGGGTACTGGCTGTGGAAAAAGTAAGGAAAATGCCAAAGCTATAGCTTCAAGGGAAGCTTTGAAATTATTTCTAAAGAAGAAAGTTATTGTAAAGATATGTAAAAGAAAGTACAAAGGACGTGAAATTGAAGATTTGGTACTTCTTGATGAAGAATCAAAACCCTCAAATTTACCCCCAGCTTTAAGGAATCCTCAAGAGATCCTGTAG
- the CDKN2AIP gene encoding CDKN2A-interacting protein isoform X3: MDRRKEAANRLHPLFLAPRAVPARPLQRLEAGGGQGSPVVGLATRVQAGSRCSSGLSRGRGGQAPRGRAVDMAEAAASEPLGRSRQEAAWVEKLRGDCEPEHHWRHRREFLLRNAGGSPAGDSGALQRLVSLSMVWANHVFLGCRYPLSVMEKVLEMAEGIKVTDAPAHTTRDELVAKKG; encoded by the exons ATGGACAGACGGAAGGAAGCGGCGAATCGGCTGCATCCGTTGTTCTTAGCTCCGAGAGCGGTCCCCGCGCGCCCGCTGCAGCGGCTCGaggcgggagggggtcagggctcgcCGGTGGTCGGGCTCGCGACGCGCGTGCAGGCGGGAAGCCGCTGCAGTAGCGGCCTCAGCCGGGGGCGAGGCGGGCAGGCGCCGCGGGGCCGAGCCGTGGACATGGCGGAGGCCGCGGCCTCGGAGCCACTGGGCCGGAGCCGGCAGGAGGCGGCCTGGGTGGAGAAGCTGCGAGGGGACTGCGAGCCCGAGCACCACTGGCGGCACCGCCGCGAGTTCCTGCTGCGCAACGCGGGGGGCTCGCCCGCCGGGGACAGCggggccctgcagcgcctcgtcTCTCTCTCCATGGTGTGGGCCAACCACGTCTTCCTGGGCTGCCG GTACCCGCTGTCGGTGATGGAAAAGGTGCTGGAAATGGCTGAAGGCATCAAAGTGACCGATGCGCCCGCCCACACTACGAGAGATGAACTGGTTGCCAAG AAGGGGTAG